Part of the Oerskovia paurometabola genome is shown below.
TAGGCCACGAAGACCCACAGCGCCAGGAGGATCGCCACACCGGCGACCGAGGTGCCCGCGAGGTTGAGCCCCGGCACCACGCCGGTCAGGTTGAAGGCGAGGATCGTCACGAAGATCGTCGTGATCATGGGCACGTAGCGGCGAGCCCGCTCGGTCCCCATGATCTCCTCGACGATGTTCACCCGAGCGAAGTCGAGGACCATCTCGACGCCGTTCTGGAACCGGCCGGGGACGAGCTTGGCTCGCCGCGCCGCGATCACGAAGATCGTCAGGATCACGATCGTGGCGATCACTCGGATGAGCTGCAGCCGGTTGAACTCGAACGGGGTGCCGGCGAAGAAGATGGCGTCGGGGAAGAACTCACCGATCGTCGGCGCGTGAAAGCCGCCTTCGCCTTCTGCTGCGGCAACGAAGGGAGAGGGGGTCGCGAGCGTGAACAGGGTGGACTCCCGGTGGTCGTCGGTCGCCGAGGCCGTGCGCTCGATGGGCACGCCGTCGGACCAGGCCTTCATGGATTCGCCGATAGCCTAACGCATGTTCAGACCTTCACAGGTCACGGGTCCGCGCCGACGGCGAGGTCGAGGGATATGATGCCCCGGCTCGCCGTCGGGCCACCGTGCACCGGCGCGCACGTGGGCGCCGCGACCGCCGGACCGCCGGCTGCGGTGCGCCCTTGGCGGGCCCGCCAGGACGCGGGGGTCAGGCCTTCGGCGTGACGTACGGGATGCGGCCGCGGTCGACCGCCCGGTAGTCGAGGAGCGCCGAGCCGATGACCCCGACGAGCAGGACCACGGCGAAGACGATCCGGTCGTAGAACTCGTAGTTGCGCAGCACGGCCAGCACGATCCCGAGCAGGACGATCTTGACGAGCCAGCTCCCCAGCACGACAGCCGCCGTGGTGGTCGGCGTCGAGCGCGCGGTGCGCGCCATCGCGACGATCGTCGTGCCGGAGAACACGAGGGCGATCCCGACGCCCATGAGGGCGCCCCAGACCCCCGCGGTGCCTGCCAGGAGCGCCCCCAGCCCCACACCCAGGACCAGGAGTCCGCCGAGCAGCAGCAGGGTGTCGCGCAGCGCGGTCCGGAACACTGCACTGACCGCGTCCCCGACGGCGTCCGCCGAGACCGGGGAGCTGTCCGCCGTGGGCGGCACCGACGCGCTGGAGACCGGCTCGCGCGTCGGCTCGTCGGGAGTCTGCGGTGCGGGGGTCGTCATCAGGAGTGTCCTTCGGGGTGGGCGCGGTGCGCATCGGTGGGTGCTTCGGGGGTGGTCGGCGCCGGGGCGGGGACGACCTGCGAGGCCCCGCTCGCCGCCGCGACGCGTCGGGGCGGCAGCGCGGACGGGATGCCCTCGGGCGCGGTGACGGCGTCGTCGTCGAGGAACCTGCTGCGGGTGCGCAGCGGGCCGAGCGTGAGGATCGCCGCCACGACGACGGCCACGACGAGCCCGATCGCGACGTTCTCCGCGGGCCATCGCACGAGCGCGACCGCGCCGAACGCGAAGACCGCGGTCCACACGTACATGATGATCACGGCGCGGCGGTGCGAGTGGCCGAGCGTCAGGAGCCGGTGGTGCAGGTGGAGCCGGTCCGGGTGGAAGGGCGACTTGCCCGTACCGACCCTGCGAACCACCGCGAGGACCATGTCGAGCAGCGGGAGCAGGATCACCGCGAGCGGCAGCAGGATGGGGATGAGCTCGCGCTGGCGGCTCGGGTCCGAGGCCATGCCGGTGTCGATGCTCCCGGTGACCACGATCACCGCGGAGCCGAGCACGAGACCGAGCACCATCGAGCCCGAGTCGCCCATGAAGATCCGGGCGGGGTGGAAGTTGTGCGGCAGGAACCCCAGACAGATGCCGACGAGGGCCGCCATGATCATGGTCGCCAGGCTCGAGTAGTCCGTAGGGCTCGCCACGGTCGTCAGGCTGTACGTGTAGACGAAGTAGGCGCCGCCGCCGATCGCGATGAGGCCCGCGGCGAGCCCGTCGAGGCCGTCGACGAAGTTCACGGCGTTCATCGCGACCACGATGACGAGCACGGTGACGATGAGCGAGAGACGCGACGAGCCGATCACGAGCCCGTTGATGGGGAAGGTCACGAGCTGCACGCCCTGCCAGGCGACGAACAGGGCCGCGAGGACCTGACCGGCGAGCTTCGTCATCCAGTCGAGGTCCCAGATGTCGTCCGCGACGCCCAGGAAGCAGACGATGAGCGCGCCCCCGACGATCGCCCACGCCCGGTCGTCGATCTGGAAGACCCCGTCGAGGAAGGGCATCTGCGACGCGAACGTCACCGCCACGACCAGGCCCGCGGTCATCGCGAGCCCGCCCAGGCGGGCCGTGGGGATGGTGTGCACGTCACGGTCACGGACCGCGGTGATCGCTCCGGTCCTCGCCGCCACCCAGTACGCGAGCGGGGTGAGGAGGTAGGTGACCGCCGCTGCGATCAGCAGGACGAGCAGATAGACCCTCACCCGTCGTTCGCCTCCGGGCCGCTCGTCGTCACGGTCTCCTCGGACGGCACGGTCTCCTCGGACGGCACGGTCTCCTCGGACGGGTCGTCCACGTTCTCGGCCGGCTCCTCCCCGATCCCCAGGACCGGCGCGACCTCACGCAGGCGCTCGAGCGAGACGGCGCCCTCGCGTACGACCCGCAGGTGCGGCCCGGTCGCGTCGACGATGGTCGAGGCCACTCCCCCGGGCGCGGTGCCGCCGTCCAGGTACACCGCGACCGACTCCCTGAGCTGTACCTGGGCGTCGGCGACCTCGAGCGCGGCGGGCAGACCGGTGGAGTTGGCGCTCGAGACCGCGAGCGGTCCCGTGCGGCGCAGCAGGGCGAGCGCGGCCGGGTGGTCGGGCATGCGCAGCGCGACGGTCCCGTGCGTCTCGCCGAGGTCCCACGCGAGCGAGGGCTGGGCGGTCAGGATGATGGTGAACCCGCCGGGCCAGAACGCCTCGACGAGCGCGCGCGCGTCGTCGGGCACGTCGGTCGCGAGCCCGTCGAGGGTCCGCAGGTCGGGGACCAGGACGGGCGGCGGCATCTGCCGACCGCGTCCCTTCGCGGCCAGGAGGGCTG
Proteins encoded:
- the atpB gene encoding F0F1 ATP synthase subunit A, whose product is MKAWSDGVPIERTASATDDHRESTLFTLATPSPFVAAAEGEGGFHAPTIGEFFPDAIFFAGTPFEFNRLQLIRVIATIVILTIFVIAARRAKLVPGRFQNGVEMVLDFARVNIVEEIMGTERARRYVPMITTIFVTILAFNLTGVVPGLNLAGTSVAGVAILLALWVFVAYWAAGIRQHGLWGYIRANLFPPGVPFPIYFILAPIELLQLLIIRPASLVIRLTANMVAGHIMLVLCFAATNFLLLEAAPALKAISALTLAGGIAITLFEVFVAGLQAYIFALLATVYINMSIEEEH
- a CDS encoding MraY family glycosyltransferase, with protein sequence MRVYLLVLLIAAAVTYLLTPLAYWVAARTGAITAVRDRDVHTIPTARLGGLAMTAGLVVAVTFASQMPFLDGVFQIDDRAWAIVGGALIVCFLGVADDIWDLDWMTKLAGQVLAALFVAWQGVQLVTFPINGLVIGSSRLSLIVTVLVIVVAMNAVNFVDGLDGLAAGLIAIGGGAYFVYTYSLTTVASPTDYSSLATMIMAALVGICLGFLPHNFHPARIFMGDSGSMVLGLVLGSAVIVVTGSIDTGMASDPSRQRELIPILLPLAVILLPLLDMVLAVVRRVGTGKSPFHPDRLHLHHRLLTLGHSHRRAVIIMYVWTAVFAFGAVALVRWPAENVAIGLVVAVVVAAILTLGPLRTRSRFLDDDAVTAPEGIPSALPPRRVAAASGASQVVPAPAPTTPEAPTDAHRAHPEGHS
- a CDS encoding L-threonylcarbamoyladenylate synthase; translation: MSSVHPVTDPNTWGPSIDEAVNAVSRGGLVVLPTDTVYGIGADAFDAEAVTALLAAKGRGRQMPPPVLVPDLRTLDGLATDVPDDARALVEAFWPGGFTIILTAQPSLAWDLGETHGTVALRMPDHPAALALLRRTGPLAVSSANSTGLPAALEVADAQVQLRESVAVYLDGGTAPGGVASTIVDATGPHLRVVREGAVSLERLREVAPVLGIGEEPAENVDDPSEETVPSEETVPSEETVTTSGPEANDG